One stretch of Harmonia axyridis chromosome 1, icHarAxyr1.1, whole genome shotgun sequence DNA includes these proteins:
- the LOC123671269 gene encoding coatomer subunit beta, whose translation MAAVEQPCYTLINVPIDSEPYSELQLKHDLEKGDVKVKIEALKKTIHMILAGERLPPGLLMIIIRYVLPLQDHTAKKLLLIFWEIVPKTTPDGKLLQEMILVCDAYRKDLQHPNEFLRGSTLRFLCKLKEPELLEPLMPSIRSCLEHRHSYVRRNAVLAIFTIYRNFEALIPDAPELISNYLDGEQDMSCKRNAFLMLLHADQERALSYLASCLDQVTSFGDILQLVIVELIYKVCHNNPAERSRFIRCIYNLLNSSSPAVRYEAAGTLVTLSTAPTAIKAAASCYIELIIKESDNNVKLIVLDRLIALREHPTHEKVLQDSVMDILRVLASPDLEVRKKTLALAMDLVSSRNIEEMVLVLKKEVSKTHDVEHEDTGKYRQLLVRTLHQCCIKFPDVAVSVVPVLVEFLSDTNELAATDVMIFIREVIQKFGNLQPLIIEKLLEAFSDIKSVKVHRAALWILGEYASTSTDIEVVMKQIVTNLGEGALVDLEQKLISGEEEAQVSNNAQQTQQTTLVTSDGTYATQSIFSTAQKPKKEKRPPLRQYLMDGDFFIGAAIASTITKLALRYGNLPNLSPKQKNHFDAEAMLCMAGIIHLGKSGLPAKAITNDDRDHILFCLRALSDRSPSILNIFSELCRFSLNEMLLAKEKEDASNQKAKEKIGKVIQADDAINFLQLQTDKSNELGENMFETSLSQALAGGRIGGSDAASSVSKLNKVTQLTGFSDPVYAEAYVHVNQYDIVLDVLIVNQTNDTLQNCTLELATLGDLKLVEKPQPVVLAPKDFCNIKANVKVASTENGIIFGNIVYDITGAASDRNVVVLNDIHIDIMDYIVPATCSDTEFRQMWAEFEWENKVSVNTTLTDLADYLKHLVKSTNMKCLTPEKALSGQCGFMAANMYAKSIFGEDALANLSIEKPFNKPDAPVTGHIRIRAKSQGMALSLGDKINMTQKVQQSKLVVAT comes from the exons ATGGCTGCTGTAGAGCAACCCTGTTATACTCTCATAAACGTACCTATAGATTCAGAGCCCTACAGTGAATTACAGCTAAAACATGATTTAG aaaaaggAGATGTGAAAGTTAAGATTGAAGCTCTAAAGAAAACGATTCACATGATTTTGGCTGGGGAACGTTTACCTCCAGGTCTCTTAATGATTATAATTCGTTATGTTCTTCCTCTTCAAGATCATACTGCAAAAAAATTACTCTTAATATTCTGGGAAATCGTCCCCAAAACAACTCCTGATGGAAAACTTTTACAAGAAATGATTCTTGTTTGTGACGCATACCG AAAAGATCTGCAGCATCCAAATGAGTTCTTGCGTGGATCAACCTTACGTTTTTTATGTAAACTCAAAGAACCTGAACTCTTAGAACCTTTGATGCCATCAATCAGATCCTGCTTAGAACATAGGCATTCATATGTACGTAGAAATGCAGTTCTAGCCATTTTCACAATTTATCGAAACTTTGAAGCCTTGATCCCTGATGCACCAGAACTCATATCAAATTATTTGGATGGTGAGCAAGATATGTCGTGTAAGAGAAATGCATTTTTGATGCTTCTTCATGCCGATCAGGAAAGGGCCCTATCATATTTAGCTTCTTGCTTGGATCAAGTTACTTCATTTGGAGATATTTTACAACTAGTTATTGTTGAGTTGATTTACAAAGTGTGTCATAATAATCCTGCAGAGAGGTCTAGATTTATAAGGTGCATTTACAATTTATTGAACTCCAGCAGTCCCGCAGTAAGATATGAAGCAGCAG gAACATTGGTCACCTTATCTACTGCACCTACTGCTATTAAAGCTGCTGCAAGTTGCTATATTGAACTTATCATAAAAGAAAGTGATAACAATGTTAAACTTATTGTCTTAGATAGGCTTATTGCTTTGAGGGAACACCCAACTCATGAAAAAGTTCTTCAAGATTCGGTTATGGACATACTGAGAGTTCTTGCCAGTCCTGATCTTGAG GTTCGTAAGAAAACACTTGCTTTGGCAATGGACTTAGTTTCGTCCAGGAATATTGAAGAAATGGTTTTGGTATTGAAGAAAGAGGTATCTAAAACACATGATGTAGAGCACGAAGATACTGGAAAGTACAGACAATTGCTGGTTCGTACTTTACATCAGTGTTGCATTAAGTTTCCGGATGTAGCAGTTTCTGTCGTACCAGTTTTGGTTGAATTTTTGTCAGATACAAATGAACTAGCAGCAACAGACGTCATGATTTTTATCAGAGAAGTTATTCAGAAGTTTGGAAACTTACAACCGCTCATTATCGAG aaattattggaGGCTTTCAGTGACATAAAGAGTGTGAAAGTTCATCGTGCTGCCCTCTGGATTCTTGGTGAATATGCATCAACTTCTACAGATATAGAAGTGGTAATGAAACAAATTGTAACTAACCTGGGAGAAGGTGCTTTGGTTGATCTGGAACAAAAACTGATATCTGGTGAAGAAGAAGCTCAAGTTAGTAATAATGCTCAGCAAACGCAACAAACTACATTGGTTACATCTGATGGAACTTATGCTACTCAATCTATCTTCAGTACTGCACA AAAaccgaaaaaagaaaaaagaccTCCACTTAGACAGTATCTCATGGATGGCGATTTCTTCATAGGAGCGGCTATAGCTTCTACCATCACAAAGTTGGCTTTGAGATACGGTAATCTACCTAATTTGAGCCCCaaacagaaaaatcattttgatgcagAAGCCATGCTCTGTATGGCTGGTATTATCCACCTGGGAAAGTCAG GTCTACCTGCTAAAGCCATCACTAATGATGACAGAGACCATATCCTCTTCTGTCTCAGAGCACTCTCTGATCGCTCTCCTTCTATTCTCAACATTTTCTCAGAATTGTGTCGATTCTCCTTGAACGAGATGCTTCTAGCAAAGGAGAAAGAAGATGCTTCTAATCAGAAAGCAAAAGAGAAAATCGGCAAAGTTATACAGGCCGATGATGCCATAAATTTCTTGCAACTCCAGACTGATAAATCCAATGAATTGGGAGAGAATATGTTTGAAACGTCTTTGTCTCAGGCATTGGCTGGTGGAAGG ATTGGAGGATCCGATGCAGCATCTTCTGTCAGCAAGCTGAATAAAGTAACCCAATTAACTGGTTTCTCAGATCCGGTCTATGCAGAGGCATATGTTCATGTTAACCAGTATGATATTGTTCTTGACGTTTTAATCGTGAATCAAACCAATGATACACTCCAAAATTGTACTCTAGAACTGGCTACATTAGGCGATTTGAAGCTTGTTGAAAAGCCCCAGCCCGTTGTTTTGGCACCTAAAGATTTTTGTAATATCAAGGCTAACGTTAAAGTAGCATCAACAGAGAATGGAATtatatttggaaatattgttTACGATATCACAGGAGCCGCTTCAGATAGAAACGTTGTGGTCCTGAAtgatattcatattgatattaTGGATTATATCGTTCCAGCTACCTGCAGTGACACTGAATTCAGGCAAATGTGGGCGGAGTTTGAGTGGGAGAATAAG GTTTCTGTCAACACTACACTCACAGATCTTGCTGATTATTTGAAGCACTTAGTGAAGAGTACTAACATGAAATGTCTCACACCTGAAAAGGCACTGTCAGGACAATGCGGATTCATGGCAGCCAACATGTACGCAAAGTCGATTTTCGGAGAAGATGCTTTGGCCAATTTAAGCATCGAAAAACCTTTCAATAAGCCAGATGCCCCAGTAACTGGACACATTCGTATCAGAGCTAAAAGCCAG GGAATGGCTCTCAGTTTGGGGGATAAGATCAATATGACTCAGAAGGTTCAACAAAGTAAATTGGTAGTTGCTACTTGA
- the LOC123671268 gene encoding chymotrypsin-2-like has protein sequence MKSLVLFFIIAGSFYGGFCSDRVVGGSDAPEGAFPYQVALQIRNSLFCGGSIIDNSWILTAAHCLDGQSAEKIKVVAGTTTLKNGTGQEFEVESLKIHENYNSKNVTNDIGLIKLKKAIEFNDKMKNVPLAAKETKGGRRLILTGWGKTRYPGQTTTKLQKIDLLSVSDSDCATVYSGRVDKRNICTFGIPGRGACQGDSGGPLVLDGTQVGVVSWGVACARGLPDVFTDVYNFRDWIEQNIKS, from the exons ATGAAGTCGTTGgtattgtttttcattattgCAGGCAGTTTTTATG GAGGTTTCTGCTCAGATAGAGTTGTCGGCGGTTCAGATGCCCCTGAAGGTGCTTTTCCATATCAGGTAGCGTTGCAGATAAGAAATTCTCTATTTTGTGGCGGTTCTATCATCGACAACTCATGGATATTGACTGCAGCTCACTGCTTGGATGG GCAATCAGCTGAAAAAATCAAAGTGGTCGCAGGGACAACAACACTGAAGAACGGTACAGGACAAGAATTTGAAGTGGAAAGTTTGAAGATTCATGAAAACTACAACTCGAAGAATGTCACAAATGATATAGGTCTGATAAAACTGAAGAAAGCCATCGAGTTCAACGATAAAATGAAGAACGTTCCATTGGCAGCTAAAGAAACAAAAGGTGGAAGAAGATTGATTTTGACAGGATGGGGTAAAACTAGG tATCCAGGTCAAACAacgacgaaacttcagaaaatagaTCTTTTGTCTGTGAGCGATTCTGACTGTGCAACTGTTTATTCTGGTAGAGTTGATAAGAGGAATATCTGTACTTTCGGTATACCTGGAAGGGGAGCATGTCAG GGAGATTCTGGCGGACCCTTGGTGCTAGATGGAACTCAAGTAGGTGTAGTATCATGGGGTGTAGCTTGTGCTAGAGGACTGCCTGATGTGTTCACTGACGTCTACAATTTCAGGGACTGGattgaacaaaatataaaatcttga